Sequence from the Bacteroidota bacterium genome:
GAACGGATGCGTGAGCAGATTCCAGAGCGCCTGGCGGCCGACGCTCTGTGGCGCATCGGTCGCACCGATCACAGCGATGTGACGGGGCGAGAGAAAGGCGTCGAGACCGGGACGGCGTGCGCGTAGGGCAGCACGCGGCAGCATGGGGGTGTCAGGCATGTGCGCAGCAGAGAGAGTGGGCTCGCTGTACGTCTGACGGGAGTGTCCGTGCCTCGAAAACAGAGTGGGCGGACCAAAAAAAGTCCCGCAACGCCGGAGCGTCGCGGGACTGAGGTGCCCAGGACTGGAGTCGAACCAGCACGCCTTTGCAGGCACTGCCCCCTCAAGACAGCGTGTCTACCAATTCCACCACCTGGGCAGGGGGGCGACGCGCAAGAGCGTGCGCGCCGACACAAAGAACAGTGACCCCGGTAGGGCTCGAACCTACGACCCGCTGGTTAAAAGCCAGCTGCTCTGCCAACTGAGCTACGGAGTCAGGTGCGAATGCACGCCACGTATCGGACGGGCAAGGCTTCATAACATAGGGCGATTTCGTCGGGGGCGCAACGGAGCCGTGTCAAGCGTCGGCGAAGAGCAGGGCGGTGTGGAAAAATGGCTCACCAAACAAACGTAACAGCTAAGTAATACAGGATCTGGTTGCATTTTCAGAAAAGCTGAACGATCTTTTGCCAGGTAGCAGAAGAGTACAGCGCTTCGCCGCACGGCAGAGGTGCCTCTCTCCTGCTTTCCCGGTGGACGCGCACCGCGCTAGGGGATACACGCACGGTCTGCGCGACGCGCTCAGGAGCACCAGCGTCGCGCTCGCCACCGAGCGGTCTACGTTTCGACGTTCCGCGTCTAGACGAGGTCGCGAAGACATGGTCGGGGGCTGGGCTGCTTGTGGTGGGGCGGCTCAGTCCCCGCATGTCACTCTGACGGGGCTCAAGGCTGCCGTTCGTTGAGGTTGCCGTCCGTTGAGGCGGACTGCCCTTAAGCGGACCACCCGTGTCGCGCTCGCATTACCGAGTGAGCCCCTGACACCTGTTTCGAAGATTTGAGCAGGTTGCTTGACGCTAGGACGATGTAAGCGCTTTCTTTAGCGCTCTTGTTGCTCTCGCTGTCTAGCATTCCCTCCAATGCGTCTGCTCTTTGTCTTGCTTCTGGGTCTCGGCCTGACCCTCCCCGCTGCAGCGCAGCAGCCCACCCCCGCCGACCCGGACGTGCTCCTCCAAGGCTTCTACTGGAACGTCCACCCCGGCGACGCCGCACAGAACAACGACGGCATCTGGTGGGACTCGCTCCGCACCCAGGCCCAAACCTTCGTCGACGCAGGCGTGCAGACGATCTGGCTCCCGTCGCCCTTCAAGGGCCTCGCTGGGCGCTGGAGCATGGGCTACGATATCTACGACTACTACGACCTCGGTGCCTTCGAGAACAAGTTCACGCGCCGGACCCGCTTCGGCACCGTCGAGGAGTTTCAGGCCATGATGGGCGAGTTCGACCGCGTCGGCCTGCGGAAGATGGTCGACGCCGTTCTCAACCACCGCGACGGGGCCGACGCCCAGAGCCGCGTCGACTGCTGGTATGGGGCTGGCCAGGGCCCGCTGCGTTTCAACGTCTTCAACCCCAACAGCGGGCGCTTCCCCGCCACGGCGCGCAACTTCCACCCCAATGGCGACGAGTGCAACGAGGATGCGCCCTACAACGACCCCGTCTTCGCCCAGGACCAGGCCTACTTCACCGACCTCAACACGACGCTCGACCCCGGCGCGCCGAACGACGGCTGGTTCTACGGCCCGCACCGCCTCGGCTTCAATGCGGACTCGCTCGTAGCGTGGGGCCGCTACCTCTTCGACGACCTCGAGTTTGACGAGGTGCGCGTGGACGCGATCAAGCACATCGACCCGGCCTTCCTCGCGCCGTGGCTCGTCGAGGTGCGCGACGGGAGCCAGCCCTACGCCGTCGGCGAGTTCTTTGGGTCGAACCCCGAGATCCAGAACTACATCGGGCAGGTCAACCGCTTCAACTCGTCGTTCCCCGAGCCGGGCGCGCCGGGCCGCGACGCCAACCTCGCTGGCTTCGACTTCGGCCTCCGGTTCGCGCTCAAGGACATGGCCAACAGTGGCGGCTTCTACGACATGCGCAACCTGAACTCGGTCGGGCTGCACTTCAACGGGGTTGATCCCTTCCGCGTTGCCACGTTTGTGGACAACCACGACTTCGACCGCATCGGCTACGTCGGTGCCGACTGCAACGACCCCGACGCGATTCGCTTCGGGCTCACCTGCCTCAAGTTCAGCATCGACAGTGGCCACGACCCCGTCATCAGCCGCAAGAACCTCGGCTACGCCTACATCATGGCCGCCGAAGGCCGCCCCACGGTCTTCTACAAGGACTTTGTCTGGTTCGGTCTGGAGAAAGAACTCACCTGGCTGATGGCCATGCGTCGCACCTTCGCCCAGGGCGAATCGACGCCGCTCGGGAGCCTGAATCCGAACCCCGAGCTGCCGCAGGCCGACGTGTTCGTACTGCGCCGCGAGGGCTTCGGCACGCCGCGCTACGGCAGCCTCATGGTCATCAACGACAACGGCAACGCCAAGCTCGGCGGCTTCGTGGACAGCCCGCACGTCAACTTCGAGTTCAAGGACTACACCGACTCGTTCCTCTTCACGACCACGCAGGTCTTCGCCGACAGCCGCGTGCGCGTGGAGGCCGAGCCGAGCAACTACGCCTGGTATGCGCCGACCGGCCTCTACCCGCGAGCGCCCGGTATGGCCGCCCCGTCGTTCGAGGTCGAGTCCGCGCCGGGCGGGAAGCTGCACTTCGTCGCGCTGCGCGCTGAGGACGCGGCCAGCCTCCAGGTCAACGGTGCACCGATCCAGCCGGGTGACGAGGTTGCCGTGATGGGACCGTCGGCCGATCCGATGAAGGCCGCCGGGCTCGGGCGTGTCGGCCTGGCGACGCAGTGGGACGGCGTGCACGACATGGTGATCGAGGTGCTCGGGGAAGACGTCTCCAGCCGTCTCGCTTCGGGCGCTCCGCTGCGCCTCGTCGTCCACGACGCCAGCGCAGGCACCTACGTGGAGGCTGGCGAGGTCACATGGGCACCCGTAGGCACCGGATTCACCTTCAACCCCGACCGGCCCGCGTCGCGCGGGGGCGCGTTCCCGCTCACGGCCAACGCCGACGCAGGCGCCTACGCAGCGGGCGCGATCTCGTACGTGACGGCGTTCTCCGCGGGCGAGGGCGGCGGCGGTGGTGTCCAGGGACCCGACCTGGGCGTGACGGCCTCCTTCAACTTTAGCGGGGCCGACAGCGGCACGATCACCGCCATCGTGACCAACCTTGGCACTGTACCCTTCGAGCGAGTACGAGTGCTGCTGAATCCAATCACCGACGTCGAGACGGACGACGACCGCACGCTCGTGGGCGTGCTGGCTCCTGGCGAGTCCAAACCCGCCACCTTCGCCTTCACGAACGCGGGATCAGATGCGTTCACCATCGTCCGTGCCAAAGACCTCGACACACGCTTGCGCGACGAGGTGAACGACGACAACAACAACGTTTCGCTCGCGCTCGAACCGAACAGCGGAACT
This genomic interval carries:
- a CDS encoding alpha-amylase family glycosyl hydrolase, whose product is MRLLFVLLLGLGLTLPAAAQQPTPADPDVLLQGFYWNVHPGDAAQNNDGIWWDSLRTQAQTFVDAGVQTIWLPSPFKGLAGRWSMGYDIYDYYDLGAFENKFTRRTRFGTVEEFQAMMGEFDRVGLRKMVDAVLNHRDGADAQSRVDCWYGAGQGPLRFNVFNPNSGRFPATARNFHPNGDECNEDAPYNDPVFAQDQAYFTDLNTTLDPGAPNDGWFYGPHRLGFNADSLVAWGRYLFDDLEFDEVRVDAIKHIDPAFLAPWLVEVRDGSQPYAVGEFFGSNPEIQNYIGQVNRFNSSFPEPGAPGRDANLAGFDFGLRFALKDMANSGGFYDMRNLNSVGLHFNGVDPFRVATFVDNHDFDRIGYVGADCNDPDAIRFGLTCLKFSIDSGHDPVISRKNLGYAYIMAAEGRPTVFYKDFVWFGLEKELTWLMAMRRTFAQGESTPLGSLNPNPELPQADVFVLRREGFGTPRYGSLMVINDNGNAKLGGFVDSPHVNFEFKDYTDSFLFTTTQVFADSRVRVEAEPSNYAWYAPTGLYPRAPGMAAPSFEVESAPGGKLHFVALRAEDAASLQVNGAPIQPGDEVAVMGPSADPMKAAGLGRVGLATQWDGVHDMVIEVLGEDVSSRLASGAPLRLVVHDASAGTYVEAGEVTWAPVGTGFTFNPDRPASRGGAFPLTANADAGAYAAGAISYVTAFSAGEGGGGGVQGPDLGVTASFNFSGADSGTITAIVTNLGTVPFERVRVLLNPITDVETDDDRTLVGVLAPGESKPATFAFTNAGSDAFTIVRAKDLDTRLRDEVNDDNNNVSLALEPNSGTDETPPRITGSIKKNKYEGTASDGGSGVASITLGGDATNIELVVEPFSPGAPSVGFDVKLINRRERGFGTIQVTDGAGNAETLFVDSGERFGPGSLAALQIMEPEIETALLGNHPNPFNPATLLRFTLAEAMPVTLVVYDVLGREVAVLAEGEHQAGLHEVSFDATALPSGVYFYRLDTPEMTDSKRMLLLK